In Dama dama isolate Ldn47 chromosome 9, ASM3311817v1, whole genome shotgun sequence, the following proteins share a genomic window:
- the LOC133062806 gene encoding tubulin--tyrosine ligase-like, translating into MYTFVVCDENSSVYANEVFQLLLATGHWKRLRRGNPRFNLMLGERNRLPFGRLDHEPGLIQLVNYYRGADKLCCKASLVKLIKTSPEQAESCTWFPESYLIYPTNLKAPVAPAQSGIHPPLHSSSTDNREFFRTSYNRKKEEGEGNAWITKSLARAKGEGILISSVATELLDFIDNQGQVHMIQKYLEFLDLFLEPGHHKLDIRSWVLVDHQFNIYLYREGVLQTASELY; encoded by the coding sequence ATGTACACCTTCGTGGTGTGTGATGAGAACAGCAGCGTCTATGCCAACGAGGTGTTCCAGCTGCTGCTCGCCACCGGCCACTGGAAGCGGCTGCGGCGGGGCAACCCCAGGTtcaacctgatgctgggagaaaggAACCGGCTGCCCTTTGGGAGACTGGATCATGAGCCTGGGCTGATCCAGTTGGTGAATTACTACAGAGGGGCTGACAAACTGTGTTGCAAAGCATCTTTAGTGAAGCTCATCAAAACCAGCCCAGAACAGGCTGAGTCCTGCACATGGTTCCCTGAGTCCTACCTGATTTATCCAACCAACCTCAAGGCCCCAGTTGCTCCAGCTCAGAGTGGAATCCATCCACCGCTCCATAGTTCAAGCACAGACAACAGAGAATTTTTCCGGACTTCATAtaacagaaagaaagaggagggagagggcAACGCTTGGATCACAAAGTCATTAGCCAGAGCCAAAGGTGAAGGCATCCTCATCTCCTCAGTGGCTACAGAACTGTTGGATTTCATAGACAACCAAGGCCAGGTGCACATGATCCAGAAATACCTGGAGTTCCTGGATCTGTTCCTGGAGCCTGGTCATCACAAGTTAGACATCCGAAGCTGGGTCTTGGTGGACCATCAGTTTAATATCTACCTCTATAGAGAGGGTGTCCTACAGACTGCTTCAGAACTGTATTAG